From the genome of Phaeodactylum tricornutum CCAP 1055/1 chromosome 13, whole genome shotgun sequence, one region includes:
- a CDS encoding predicted protein, with amino-acid sequence MDKPAVSLGLELLNSVFGKPWSEKCREIREASPYGEVQGWRLASFLMKAGEDIRREALVMQIISKLRNWFDEEIPIAHRPYMRPYTIMCVGGDAGLIECLSDAKSIDEVKKQTDSFTTLRDYFERAYGPPTRRKNNFLRSLVGYSVVCYVLQIKDRHNANILLDREGHIMHIDFG; translated from the exons ATGGATAA ACCTGCCGTGTCTTTGGGACTTGAGCTACTGAACAGTGTCTTCGGGAAGCCTTGGAGTGAAAAATGCAGAGAAATTAGAGAGGCTTCCCCTTATGGAGAAGTACAAGGTTGGAGACTTGCATCTTTCCTTATGAAGGCTGGCGAAGATATACGAAGAGAGGCTCTCGTCATGCAGATTATATCCAAACTGCGGAACTGGTTTGATGAGGAAATTCCTATTGCTCACAGACCGTATATGCGTCCATACACGATTATGTGCGTTGGCGGAGATGCTGGGTTGATCGAGTGTCTATCAGATGCCAAAAGTATTGATGAGGTTAAGAAGCAAACTGATAGTTTCACGACGCTCCGCGACTATTTCGAGCGAGCCTATGGCCCCCCTACTCGGCGAAAGA ACAACTTCCTACGGTCTTTAGTCGGCTACAGCGTTGTGTGCTATGTACTTCAAATCAAAGATCGTCACAACGCAAATATCCTGTTAGATCGAGAAGGCCATATTATGCACATAGACTTTGGA
- a CDS encoding predicted protein, with protein MSTRGDLDFLDDLRRKYPHQPTFLQAVEEMALALSDLFDGPDGDFYQRAFLAMAEPERIIAFRVSWMDDNGKIRFNRGWRVQFSSVLGPFKGGLRFHPTVDEGVLKFLGFEQIFKNALTGLPLGGGKGGSDFDPKGKSDGEVRRFCEAFMSELCRYLHPSTDVPAGDIGVGGREIGYMYGQYKRITNRHGVGVLTGKSMNFGGSEIRPEATGYGLIYMTKIAVQRKLNRNLTDMRCAISGSGNVAQFAAKKLLEFGAKVMTVSDSNGVIVFESGMTATDWDAVSDCKNKHRGRLSSIQDKVSGQYYDGESPWSLDIKYDLALPCATQNEIDEKSARQLVKNGVLGVLEGANLPTDLEAQAVFRKADGVIYVPGKASNAGGVGVSGLEMSQNAQRLTWKSEKVDEKLHGMMDEIYSMMEEAELSGGTLEQGANRAGFLKVATAMRELGWVY; from the exons ATGTCCACACGCGGTGATCTAGACTTTCTCGATGATTTGCGCCGAAAGTATCCGCACCAACCAACGTTTTTGCAGGCAGTTGAAGAAATGGCCCTCGCCCTCAGCGATCTTTTTGATGGACCGGACGGAGATTTTTACCAAAGGGCCTTTCTGGCCATGGCGGAGCCCGAGCGTATCATTGCCTTTCGCGTTTCTTGGATGGATGATAACGGAAAGATTCGTTTTAACCGTGGATGGCGGGTCCAGTTTAGCAG CGTTCTCGGTCCCTTCAAGGGCGGTCTTCGCTTCCACCCAACTGTCGATGAAGGAGTCTTGAAGTTTCTTGGCTTCGAGCAGATCTTCAAAAACGCTTTGACCGGATTGCCGTTGGGTGGAGGTAAGGGCGGGTCCGACTTTGACCCCAAGGGCAAATCGGACGGGGAAGTTCGTCGTTTTTGCGAAGCCTTCATGTCCGAGCTTTGCCGTTACTTGCATCCATCCACAGATGTTCCTGCTGGTGATATTGGAGTTGGTGGCCGCGAAATTGGCTACATGTATGGACAGTATAAGCGTATAACAAATCGCCACGGTGTCGGTGTCCTAACGGGTAAGTCCATGAACTTTGGTGGCAGCGAAATTCGCCCCGAGGCGACCGGATATGGTCTTATTTACATGACAAAGATTGCCGTCCAAAGGAAACTGAACCGAAACTTGACGGACATGCGCTGTGCAATTTCCGGTTCGGGAAATGTTGCACAGTTTGCGGCGAAGAAGTTGCTCGAGTTTGGTGCCAAGGtcatgactgtgagtgactCCAACGGTGTGATCGTTTTCGAGAGCGGAATGACGGCCACAGACTGGGATGCTGTTTCCGACTGCAAAAATAAGCACCGCGGACGTCTTTCGTCCATCCAGGACAAAGTCAGCGGGCAGTATTACGACGGCGAAAGTCCTTGGAGTTTAGACATCAAGTACGACTTGGCCTTGCCTTGTGCTacacaaaatgaaattgacGAGAAGTCGGCCAGGCAACTTGTAAAAAACGGAGTGTTGGGAGTGTTGGAGGGCGCAAACCTACCGACCGACTTGGAGGCGCAGGCCGTGTTCCGTAAGGCCGACGGTGTTATTTATGTCCCGGGAAAGGCATCCAATGCTGGAGGTGTTGGTGTCAGTGGTTTGGAGATGAGTCAGAACGCACAGCGGCTCACGTGGAAATCAGAAAAGGTGGACGAAAAACTGCATGGCATGATGGACGAGATTTACAGTAtgatggaagaagccgaacTAAGTGGAGGAACTTTGGAACAGGGAGCAAACCGTGCTGGATTTCTGAAGGTTGCCACGGCTATGAGAGAGCTAGGTTGGGTGTATTGA